In a single window of the Bacillus mycoides genome:
- the addB gene encoding helicase-exonuclease AddAB subunit AddB gives MSLRFVIGRAGSGKSTLCLHEVQEELKQRPRGKTILYLVPEQMTFQTQQALIGSEDVRGSIRAQVFSFSRLAWKVLQEVGGASRLHIDEAGVHMLLRKIVESRKDGLSVFQKAAEQNGFFEHLGSMIAEFKRYNVTPSNVYEMWQQLDTHSSSAEQKLLANKVYDLQLLYDDFERALIGKYLDSEDYLQLLIEKLSDSEYVKGAEIYIDGFHSFSPQELEIVRGLMRLGTRVTITLTIDEKTLAQPVNELDLFYETTLTYEKIKQVAREEKIEIEKTIPLMEQPRFHSPALAHLETYYEARPNEKYHGEASVTISTAANLRAEVEGVAREIRRLVADEDYRYRDIAVLLRNGESYYDVMRTLFTDYNIPHFIDEKRPMSHHPLVECIRSALEIISGNWRYDAVFRCVKTELLYPLDVRKEAMREEMDEFENYCLAYGVQGKRWTSEDPWMYRRYRSLDDASEMITDSEREMEEKINRLRDVVRTPVIRMQKRLKRAGTVMQMCEAVYLFLEELDVPKKLEELRVRAEENGDFLFATDHEQVWEEVMNLLDTFVEMLGEEKMSLSMFTEVMSTGLEALQFANIPPSLDQVLVANIDHSRLSDIKATFIIGVNEGVIPAAPMDEGMLSDEERNVLTAAGIELAPTTRQTLLEEQFVMYQMVTRASEKLYISCPLADEEGKTLLASSFIKKIKRMFPDVKESFITNDVNDLSRSEQISYVATPEVTLSYVMQQLQTWKRYGFEGNLDFWWDVYNFYVTSDEWKQKSSRVLSSLFYRNRAQKLSTDVSRDLYGDTIKGSVSRMELFNRCAYAHFAQHGLSLRERDIFKLDAPDIGELFHAALKRIADKLLRENRTWADLSIKECEHLSALVIEEIAPLLQRQILLSSNRHFYLKQKLQQIIFRTSLILREHAKSSGFVPVDLEVPFGMGGTGSLPPMEFALPNGVKMEVVGRIDRVDKAEDESGTFLRIIDYKSSSKALDLTEVYYGLALQMLTYLDVVTSNAHTWMKKGSTASPAGVLYFHIHNPIVEMKGDASEEEIEKEILKKFKMKGLVLGDADVVRLMDNKLSTGSSDIISAGLKKDGSFSARSSIASEQEFNVLQKYVHHSFENIGKDITEGVIDIAPYKKGNKAACTFCNFKSVCQFDESLEDNQFRTLKDMKDSEAMEKIREEVGGE, from the coding sequence ATGTCACTTCGATTTGTGATTGGTAGAGCTGGAAGTGGAAAAAGTACACTTTGTTTACACGAAGTGCAAGAAGAGTTAAAACAGCGCCCAAGAGGGAAAACAATATTATATCTTGTGCCAGAACAGATGACATTCCAAACGCAGCAGGCGTTAATTGGGAGCGAAGATGTAAGAGGTTCTATTCGGGCACAAGTTTTTAGTTTTTCGCGATTAGCGTGGAAGGTGCTGCAAGAAGTTGGTGGAGCGAGTCGTCTTCATATTGATGAAGCTGGTGTACATATGTTGCTTCGTAAAATTGTAGAATCTCGTAAAGATGGACTATCTGTGTTTCAAAAAGCAGCGGAGCAAAACGGTTTCTTTGAACATCTTGGTAGTATGATTGCTGAGTTTAAACGTTACAATGTGACGCCGTCTAACGTATATGAAATGTGGCAACAATTAGACACGCATAGCAGTAGTGCAGAGCAAAAGCTACTAGCGAATAAAGTGTATGATTTACAGTTATTATATGATGATTTTGAACGTGCTTTAATCGGAAAGTATTTAGATTCAGAAGACTACTTACAATTATTAATTGAGAAGCTTTCAGACTCTGAGTATGTAAAAGGCGCGGAAATTTATATAGATGGATTCCATTCATTTTCTCCTCAAGAGCTAGAAATCGTTAGAGGGCTAATGAGATTAGGAACAAGAGTAACAATAACATTAACGATAGATGAAAAAACGTTAGCGCAGCCAGTGAATGAACTAGATTTATTTTATGAAACGACGTTAACGTATGAAAAAATAAAACAAGTAGCGCGTGAAGAGAAAATAGAAATTGAAAAAACAATTCCACTTATGGAACAACCGCGTTTTCATTCTCCAGCATTAGCTCATTTAGAAACGTATTATGAAGCGCGTCCGAATGAAAAGTATCATGGTGAAGCGAGTGTAACAATTAGTACAGCAGCTAATTTACGAGCTGAAGTAGAAGGTGTAGCTCGTGAAATTAGAAGACTTGTGGCGGATGAAGACTATCGTTACCGAGATATCGCAGTCCTTCTTCGTAACGGAGAAAGTTATTACGACGTAATGCGAACGTTATTTACGGATTATAATATCCCGCATTTCATCGATGAAAAACGCCCAATGTCACATCATCCGCTAGTAGAATGTATTCGTTCTGCACTCGAGATTATTAGCGGGAATTGGCGTTATGATGCAGTATTCCGCTGCGTGAAAACAGAGCTTTTATATCCATTAGATGTAAGAAAAGAAGCGATGCGCGAAGAGATGGATGAGTTTGAAAACTACTGTTTAGCGTACGGTGTACAAGGGAAGAGATGGACTTCTGAAGATCCGTGGATGTATCGTCGTTATCGTTCTCTTGATGATGCGAGCGAAATGATAACAGACAGTGAGCGTGAAATGGAAGAGAAAATAAATCGACTTCGCGACGTTGTAAGAACGCCAGTTATTCGTATGCAAAAAAGACTGAAGCGTGCTGGAACAGTTATGCAAATGTGCGAAGCGGTATATTTATTTTTAGAGGAGCTTGACGTTCCGAAAAAACTAGAAGAATTACGTGTTCGTGCAGAAGAAAATGGAGATTTCTTATTTGCGACAGACCATGAGCAAGTATGGGAAGAAGTGATGAATCTTCTTGATACGTTCGTTGAGATGCTTGGCGAAGAGAAGATGTCCCTTTCAATGTTTACGGAGGTTATGTCGACAGGTCTTGAGGCACTTCAATTTGCGAACATTCCGCCGTCACTAGATCAAGTGTTAGTTGCTAATATTGATCATTCTAGATTATCAGATATTAAAGCGACGTTCATTATTGGAGTAAACGAAGGTGTGATTCCAGCAGCGCCTATGGATGAAGGTATGCTTTCTGATGAGGAAAGAAATGTTCTCACCGCTGCAGGTATCGAATTAGCACCAACGACGAGACAAACTTTATTAGAAGAACAGTTCGTTATGTATCAAATGGTGACGAGAGCATCTGAGAAGTTATACATTTCTTGTCCGCTTGCGGATGAAGAAGGAAAGACGTTACTTGCGTCTAGCTTTATTAAGAAAATAAAAAGAATGTTCCCTGATGTGAAAGAATCGTTTATTACGAATGATGTAAATGACTTATCGCGTTCGGAACAAATTTCATACGTAGCAACGCCAGAAGTAACTTTGTCTTATGTCATGCAGCAACTGCAAACGTGGAAGCGATACGGATTTGAAGGGAATTTAGACTTTTGGTGGGACGTATATAACTTCTACGTTACTTCAGATGAATGGAAGCAAAAAAGTAGCCGTGTGTTATCAAGTTTATTCTACCGAAATCGTGCACAGAAACTAAGTACAGATGTAAGTAGGGATTTATATGGAGATACAATTAAGGGAAGCGTTTCTCGTATGGAACTATTTAATCGCTGTGCGTACGCTCATTTTGCTCAGCACGGTTTATCACTAAGAGAGCGTGATATTTTCAAACTTGATGCGCCAGATATCGGTGAACTATTCCATGCAGCGCTGAAGAGAATTGCAGACAAGCTATTACGTGAAAATCGGACTTGGGCGGATTTATCAATAAAAGAGTGTGAACACCTTTCTGCTTTAGTAATAGAAGAAATTGCACCGTTATTACAAAGACAAATTTTATTAAGTTCGAACCGTCATTTCTATTTAAAGCAAAAACTACAACAAATCATTTTCCGTACGTCACTTATTCTTCGTGAACATGCGAAGTCGAGTGGATTTGTACCAGTTGATTTAGAAGTACCGTTCGGTATGGGCGGGACTGGATCTCTTCCGCCAATGGAATTTGCGTTGCCAAATGGTGTGAAGATGGAAGTAGTTGGCCGTATTGACCGTGTTGATAAGGCGGAAGATGAGAGTGGTACGTTCCTTCGTATTATTGATTATAAATCAAGTTCGAAAGCGTTAGATTTAACAGAAGTGTATTACGGACTCGCACTTCAAATGTTAACGTATTTAGATGTTGTTACTTCAAATGCACATACGTGGATGAAAAAGGGCAGTACTGCATCACCGGCGGGTGTATTGTATTTCCATATTCATAACCCGATTGTTGAGATGAAAGGCGATGCATCTGAAGAAGAAATTGAGAAAGAAATTTTAAAGAAATTTAAAATGAAAGGTCTCGTACTAGGAGATGCTGACGTTGTGCGTTTAATGGATAATAAACTTTCAACAGGAAGCTCTGATATTATTTCTGCTGGTCTGAAAAAAGATGGTAGTTTTAGTGCGCGTTCTAGCATTGCAAGTGAACAAGAGTTTAACGTACTTCAAAAATATGTACACCACTCGTTTGAAAATATCGGAAAAGACATTACAGAAGGTGTTATCGATATTGCTCCTTACAAAAAGGGGAATAAAGCGGCATGTACGTTCTGTAACTTCAAATCTGTTTGTCAATTTGATGAATCACTTGAAGATAACCAATTCCGTACGTTAAAAGATATGAAAGATAGCGAAGCGATGGAGAAAATTAGAGAGGAGGTTGGCGGAGAATGA
- the lepB gene encoding signal peptidase I: MKKTLKKEGLEWVRTILIGVLLAVFFRTFFFSTYVVEGKSMMPTLQDGNMLVVNKVSYQVGDLNRFDVVVFHANKKEDYVKRIIGLPGDHIEYKHDKLYINGQFVDEPYLETYKKETNGRQLTGDFKLEELTKEKFVPPGSIFVVGDNRLGSWDSRHFGFVKADTVVGKVDLRYWPIQEVQTNFSKG; this comes from the coding sequence ATGAAGAAAACTTTGAAAAAAGAAGGGCTAGAGTGGGTAAGAACAATTTTAATTGGTGTACTATTAGCTGTATTTTTTCGAACGTTTTTCTTTTCAACGTACGTTGTAGAGGGGAAGTCAATGATGCCGACATTGCAAGATGGAAATATGCTCGTTGTGAATAAGGTGAGTTATCAAGTAGGGGACTTGAATCGATTTGATGTCGTCGTTTTTCATGCGAATAAAAAAGAGGACTATGTAAAGCGAATTATCGGTTTACCTGGGGATCATATCGAATATAAGCATGATAAATTATATATAAACGGACAATTCGTGGATGAACCTTATTTAGAGACGTATAAGAAAGAGACAAATGGACGGCAATTAACAGGCGATTTTAAACTAGAAGAGTTAACGAAAGAAAAGTTTGTACCACCCGGTTCTATTTTTGTAGTTGGTGACAACCGCCTTGGTAGCTGGGATAGTAGGCACTTCGGCTTTGTGAAAGCTGATACAGTTGTCGGTAAAGTTGATTTACGATATTGGCCGATTCAAGAGGTACAAACGAATTTCTCAAAAGGCTGA
- a CDS encoding TVP38/TMEM64 family protein, whose amino-acid sequence MDFQTIKEYFSPENMDHIVESYRAFGPLLGIGLPMIEALIPALPLIVFVLANAVAFGFWFGFLYSWIGSVIGAMLVFFIIRSFGRSRFFSFVNKHERVRKAMGWIERKGFAPIFVIFCFPFTPSALINVVAGLSRISVKQFGLALAFGKLVMIFILTYIGHDLVSFIHKPVKSVIVGVVIFILWYVGKKIEVKLELH is encoded by the coding sequence ATGGATTTTCAAACGATCAAAGAGTATTTTTCACCAGAAAATATGGATCATATTGTTGAAAGTTATCGTGCGTTCGGACCGCTTCTCGGTATTGGCTTACCGATGATAGAGGCGCTTATTCCGGCATTGCCACTCATTGTGTTTGTGTTGGCGAATGCTGTTGCATTTGGTTTTTGGTTCGGTTTTCTTTATTCATGGATTGGGTCAGTAATTGGTGCAATGCTTGTATTTTTCATTATTCGTAGCTTTGGAAGAAGTCGTTTCTTTTCTTTTGTAAATAAGCATGAGAGAGTGCGAAAAGCGATGGGATGGATTGAAAGAAAAGGGTTCGCGCCAATCTTTGTTATATTTTGTTTTCCGTTCACACCATCTGCGCTTATAAACGTTGTAGCTGGTTTATCTCGCATTAGCGTAAAACAGTTTGGACTAGCATTAGCATTTGGAAAGCTTGTTATGATCTTTATTTTAACGTATATCGGTCATGATTTAGTGTCATTTATTCATAAGCCGGTGAAATCGGTTATTGTGGGCGTTGTTATTTTTATTTTATGGTATGTCGGTAAAAAAATTGAAGTAAAGTTAGAACTACATTAG
- a CDS encoding competence protein ComK: MESKVERYVENYVVSKNTMALLPVVLGEKKVVTRIVEMEDSFFVFQKPLDIIERSCRKHGSSFFGRKEGTKELTRITHKAPIAISPTDQLYFFPTYSYSRKECAWLSHFHIEDNKELKDGNLIIRFINGFAVKLEMSKSSFENQQNRTAKLRTEYEDRKKKQGNPCFKEIDKNEESKLTPAYEKVYFVKEGEV, from the coding sequence ATGGAAAGTAAAGTAGAACGTTATGTCGAAAACTATGTTGTAAGCAAAAATACAATGGCCTTACTTCCTGTTGTTCTAGGAGAAAAGAAAGTTGTTACGCGAATTGTAGAAATGGAAGATTCTTTTTTCGTATTTCAAAAGCCTCTTGATATTATAGAGAGAAGTTGCCGGAAGCATGGTTCTAGTTTCTTTGGAAGAAAAGAAGGAACGAAGGAGTTAACGCGTATTACACATAAAGCTCCTATCGCAATTAGCCCGACAGATCAACTTTATTTTTTCCCTACGTATTCTTATTCTCGAAAAGAGTGTGCGTGGTTATCTCATTTTCATATTGAAGATAATAAAGAATTAAAAGATGGAAATCTTATTATTAGATTTATAAATGGTTTCGCTGTGAAACTAGAAATGTCAAAAAGTAGCTTTGAAAATCAGCAAAATCGTACAGCGAAATTACGGACAGAGTATGAAGATCGTAAGAAAAAACAAGGAAATCCTTGCTTTAAAGAGATTGATAAAAATGAAGAATCTAAATTAACACCAGCATATGAGAAAGTGTATTTTGTGAAGGAAGGCGAAGTGTGA
- the cspA gene encoding RNA chaperone/antiterminator CspA gives MTVTGQVKWFNNEKGFGFIEVPGENDVFVHFSAIETDGFKSLEEGQKVSFEIEDGNRGPQAKNVIKL, from the coding sequence ATGACAGTTACAGGACAAGTAAAATGGTTTAACAACGAAAAAGGCTTCGGTTTCATCGAAGTTCCAGGCGAAAACGATGTATTCGTACATTTCTCTGCAATCGAAACTGATGGTTTCAAATCTTTAGAAGAAGGCCAAAAAGTTAGCTTCGAAATCGAAGATGGCAACCGTGGACCTCAAGCTAAAAACGTAATCAAACTATAA
- a CDS encoding DUF6584 family protein: MTEIIPKKTLKRIEKDIENNNLGKARDRLHGLITTYPNELALRKKLGDIYFTLQYPEMAGRYWYLEKKKTDVMHAACLQFEKSMGNDSYHIVRALKFKGDRNIITGLHTERPLQPLQKKVIEELIDDYEETWKDKLFTWGCLSLFAFLLFTAIVGIFTILDWIF; encoded by the coding sequence ATGACAGAAATAATCCCTAAAAAAACATTAAAGAGAATTGAAAAAGATATTGAAAATAACAACCTTGGAAAAGCAAGAGATAGATTACACGGATTAATCACTACTTATCCGAATGAATTAGCACTTAGGAAAAAACTCGGTGACATTTACTTTACATTACAATACCCAGAAATGGCTGGACGGTATTGGTATCTTGAAAAAAAGAAAACAGATGTTATGCACGCGGCATGTCTACAATTTGAAAAATCGATGGGAAACGACTCTTATCATATTGTACGTGCTTTAAAATTCAAAGGAGATCGTAACATTATTACAGGACTACACACCGAACGTCCCTTACAGCCATTGCAGAAAAAAGTGATAGAGGAACTAATTGATGATTATGAAGAAACATGGAAAGACAAACTATTTACATGGGGCTGTCTATCATTATTCGCATTCCTTCTTTTTACTGCTATCGTTGGTATATTCACTATATTGGATTGGATATTTTAA
- the aceA gene encoding isocitrate lyase yields MKNERIDKLQESWELDTRWKGITRPYTAEDVIRLRGSIDIEHTLARCGAEKLWKSLHTEDYINALGALTGNQAMQQVKAGLKAIYLSGWQVAADANLSGHMYPDQSLYPANSVPAVVKRINQTLQRADQIQHMEGSGDTDYFVPIVADAEAGFGGQLNVFELMKGMIEAGASGVHFEDQLSSEKKCGHLGGKVLLPTQTAVRNLISARLAADVMGVPTIIVARTDADAADLITSDIDPVDQEFITGERTPEGFYHTKAGLDQAIARGLAYAPYADLVWCETSEPNLEDAKRFADAIHKKYPGKLLAYNCSPSFNWKQKLDEKTIASFQKEIASYGYKFQFVTLAGFHSLNYGMFELARGYKERGMAAYSELQQAEFAAEKYGYSATRHQREVGTGYFDEVAQVITGGTSSTTALKGSTEEEQFTK; encoded by the coding sequence ATGAAAAACGAAAGAATTGATAAATTGCAGGAAAGCTGGGAATTAGATACGCGCTGGAAAGGGATAACACGTCCATATACAGCTGAAGATGTAATTCGTCTGCGCGGATCGATTGATATTGAACATACGTTAGCGCGCTGCGGTGCAGAGAAGCTTTGGAAATCACTTCATACAGAAGATTATATTAATGCACTTGGGGCATTAACAGGAAACCAAGCGATGCAACAAGTGAAGGCTGGATTAAAAGCAATTTATTTAAGCGGTTGGCAAGTAGCGGCAGATGCGAACCTTTCTGGACATATGTATCCTGACCAAAGCTTATACCCAGCGAACAGTGTGCCAGCTGTTGTAAAACGAATTAACCAAACACTTCAACGTGCTGATCAAATTCAGCATATGGAAGGTAGCGGTGATACGGATTATTTCGTTCCAATTGTGGCGGATGCTGAAGCTGGGTTTGGTGGACAGTTAAACGTATTTGAATTAATGAAAGGGATGATTGAAGCGGGTGCATCTGGCGTGCACTTTGAAGACCAATTATCTTCAGAGAAAAAATGCGGGCATTTAGGCGGAAAAGTATTATTACCGACGCAAACAGCGGTGCGTAATTTAATTTCGGCACGTCTTGCTGCGGATGTAATGGGTGTACCAACAATTATCGTCGCAAGAACAGATGCAGATGCGGCAGATTTAATTACGAGCGATATCGATCCAGTTGATCAAGAGTTTATTACAGGTGAAAGAACGCCAGAAGGGTTTTATCATACGAAAGCAGGTCTTGATCAAGCAATTGCACGTGGTTTAGCGTATGCGCCGTATGCAGATCTCGTTTGGTGTGAAACGTCGGAGCCAAATTTAGAAGATGCAAAACGCTTTGCGGACGCAATTCATAAGAAATATCCAGGGAAGCTACTTGCTTACAACTGTTCCCCTTCTTTTAACTGGAAACAAAAATTAGATGAAAAAACGATTGCAAGCTTCCAAAAAGAAATTGCATCGTACGGTTATAAATTCCAGTTCGTAACGCTTGCTGGATTCCATTCATTAAATTACGGCATGTTTGAATTAGCGCGTGGTTATAAAGAGCGCGGCATGGCAGCGTACTCTGAATTACAACAAGCAGAGTTCGCAGCAGAGAAATACGGTTACTCTGCAACGCGCCATCAACGCGAAGTAGGAACAGGATACTTTGATGAAGTAGCACAAGTGATTACAGGCGGTACTTCATCAACGACTGCTCTAAAGGGATCCACAGAAGAAGAACAGTTTACGAAATAA